The following proteins are encoded in a genomic region of Brachypodium distachyon strain Bd21 chromosome 1, Brachypodium_distachyon_v3.0, whole genome shotgun sequence:
- the LOC100830188 gene encoding benzyl alcohol O-benzoyltransferase — translation MASSLLPAFTVRRGEPVLVSPSAPTPRETKPLSDIDDGEGMRFYSSGIHLYRANPDKRGQDPAAVIREALAKALVLYYPLAGRLKEEAGRKLVVECGAQGVMFVEAEADLTAADFGDVQSPPFPCFEQFILESTTVAGVEPVIDRPLLYIQVTRLKCGGFIFGQRFCHCVVDAPGGMQFEKAICELARGAATPSITPSWGREMFMARQQQQPSYPHLEYSEPSGGGPEPDRMLTTPASDMSRVPFFFGPNEIAGLRQRAPPHMRGATSRFELVAACVWLCRTAALGYGADEEVRLSFIVNARGRKDVPLPEGFYGNAFAYSVAAATAGELCAGGMGFALELVKKAKSAVTYDYLLSVADLMVSRGRPLFALTRTYIVSDVSHAGFKSVDFGWGEPLYGGPAKGGEGPLPGVTNYFSRSKNGKGEEGTVVPVCLPKDAMEKFQLEVQGLTAQQL, via the exons ATGGCGTCCTCACTCCTCCCGGCGTTCACGGTGCGGCGAGGCGAGCCGGTGCTGGtctccccgtcggcgccgacgccgcgggAGACGAAGCCGCTGTCCGAcatcgacgacggcgagggcaTGCGGTTCTACAGCTCCGGCATCCACCTGTACCGTGCCAACCCTGACAAGCGGGGCCAGGACCCGGCCGCCGTGATCCGGGAGGCGCTTGCTAAGGCGCTCGTCCTTTACTAcccgctcgccggccgcctgaaggaggaggccggcagGAAGCTCGTGGTGGAGTGCGGCGCGCAGGGCGTCATGTTCGtggaggccgaggccgaccTGACCGCCGCCGACTTCGGCGACGTGCAGAGCCCCCCCTTCCCTTGCTTCGAGCAGTTCATCCTCGAGAGCACCACCGTCGCCGGCGTCGAGCCCGTCATCGACCGCCCTCTGCTCTACATTCAG GTGACGAGGCTCAAGTGTGGGGGCTTCATCTTCGGGCAGCGGTTCTGCCACTGCGTGGTGGACGCGCCGGGGGGCATGCAGTTCGAGAAGGCGATCTGCGAGCTGGCGCGCGGGGCAGCCACGCCGTCAATCACCCCGTCCTGGGGCAGGGAGATGTTCATGGCacgccaacaacaacaaccctCCTACCCGCACCTGGAGTACAGCGAGCCGTCGGGCGGCGGGCCAGAGCCAGACCGGATGCTAACAACCCCCGCAAGCGACATGTCCCGCgtgcccttcttcttcggGCCCAACGAGATCGCGGGGCTCCGGCAacgcgcgccgccgcacaTGCGAGGCGCCACGTCCCGGTTCGAGCTCGTGGCCGCCTGCGTCTGGCTCTGCCGCACGGCGGCGCTCGGGTACGGCGCGGACGAGGAGGTCCGGCTCTCGTTCATCGTGAACGCCCGTGGCCGCAAGGACGTGCCGTTGCCCGAAGGGTTCTACGGGAACGCGTTCGCGTActccgtggcggcggccacggccggCGAGCTGTGCGCTGGCGGGATGGGCTTCGCGCTGGAGCTGGTGAAGAAGGCCAAGTCTGCCGTGACTTACGATTACTTGTTGTCCGTGGCGGACCTGATGGTGAGCAGGGGCAGGCCGCTATTTGCCTTGACGAGGACGTACATAGTCTCGGATGTGAGCCATGCCGGGTTCAAGAGCGTGGATTTCGGGTGGGGCGAGCCTTTGTATGGTGGGCCGGCGAAAGGTGGGGAAGGCCCGCTTCCTGGCGTGACGAATTATTTCTCCAGGTCGAAGAATgggaagggggaggagggcACCGTGGTGCCTGTATGTCTGCCCAAGGATGCCATGGAGAAGTTTCAGCTTGAGGTCCAGGGACTCACCGCCCAGCAGCTCTAG